The following proteins come from a genomic window of Sebaldella sp. S0638:
- a CDS encoding hemolysin III family protein, which yields MKIINKFPFGEELANFISHAAGGVLSVAALIILIIRAVSLGNTLDIVSFTIFGSALILMYTTSSIFHALRWNKAKEVFEILDHSVIYVLIASTYTPFLLIVVGGKEGITLLVIEWFICILGIVFKSFFIQKFVVFSTLLYIIMGWLVVFVWNDLLASINNLSLFFLILGGVFYTIGTLFYMWRLFKYHHLVWHIFVIFGSIAHFFAVYFIL from the coding sequence ATGAAAATAATTAATAAATTCCCTTTTGGGGAAGAACTGGCTAATTTTATAAGCCATGCTGCCGGCGGGGTTCTCTCTGTTGCTGCATTAATAATTCTGATAATCCGTGCTGTTTCTCTCGGAAACACTTTAGATATAGTTTCATTCACTATTTTTGGGAGCGCCCTTATACTTATGTATACTACTTCAAGCATTTTTCATGCCTTAAGATGGAATAAGGCAAAGGAAGTATTTGAAATTCTTGATCATTCAGTTATTTACGTTCTTATAGCATCTACATATACTCCTTTTCTTCTTATTGTAGTAGGCGGAAAAGAGGGGATTACACTTTTAGTCATTGAATGGTTTATATGTATTCTCGGAATAGTATTCAAATCTTTTTTTATACAGAAATTTGTTGTTTTTTCCACGCTTTTGTATATTATAATGGGCTGGCTTGTGGTTTTTGTGTGGAATGATCTTCTTGCAAGCATTAACAATCTTTCGCTGTTCTTCCTTATACTTGGAGGAGTTTTCTACACTATCGGTACATTATTTTACATGTGGCGCCTATTCAAGTATCACCATCTTGTATGGCATATATTTGTTATTTTCGGAAGTATTGCACACTTTTTTGCAGTTTATTTTATACTTTAA
- the glpQ gene encoding glycerophosphodiester phosphodiesterase yields MKKILAVMFLLSMAVFSDTVVIAHRGNSGKYPENTLESFNSAKYFADYLEQDLQMTKDDKLIVFHDTVLDNVTNVKQVFPKNRTRKNGKYYVVDFTLNELKTLRVTNRYFILWKFKFEQFKNRDYNSDDAAKIASFEEVLDLVEDYNKKNNGKLGIYPELKDVWFYKSEGKDTTIALFDVLKKYNYNDKQDEIFIQSYDSTELQRVKNEMNPEYGVDYKLVQLIPKRKSGDIKVFRDGKKEKYNYKYFYTKNGLDEMKKYADAIGPDKSLIYGNKSKEDYYRYAKELGFLVHAYTFNTERVGKGFQSYQEEVKYYRDVLKVDGYFTDYPGIEIK; encoded by the coding sequence ATGAAAAAGATTTTAGCTGTTATGTTCTTACTTTCAATGGCTGTTTTTAGTGATACAGTAGTTATTGCACACAGAGGAAACAGCGGAAAATATCCTGAAAATACTTTAGAATCCTTTAATAGTGCGAAATATTTCGCTGATTATCTGGAACAGGATCTTCAAATGACTAAGGACGATAAACTTATTGTTTTTCATGATACTGTCCTTGATAATGTTACTAATGTGAAACAGGTTTTTCCAAAGAACAGGACTAGGAAAAACGGAAAATATTATGTTGTTGATTTTACTCTTAATGAGCTGAAAACACTGCGTGTGACGAACCGTTATTTTATTTTGTGGAAGTTTAAATTTGAGCAGTTTAAAAACAGGGACTATAATTCTGACGATGCTGCCAAAATAGCTTCTTTTGAAGAAGTGCTGGACTTGGTGGAAGATTATAATAAAAAAAATAATGGAAAATTAGGAATTTATCCTGAACTGAAAGATGTATGGTTTTATAAAAGTGAAGGCAAGGATACCACAATTGCTCTGTTTGATGTATTGAAAAAATATAATTATAATGATAAACAGGACGAAATTTTTATACAGTCATATGACAGTACAGAATTACAAAGAGTAAAAAATGAAATGAATCCTGAGTATGGTGTTGATTATAAGCTGGTTCAACTGATACCGAAAAGAAAAAGCGGGGATATAAAAGTATTTCGTGATGGTAAAAAAGAAAAGTATAATTATAAATATTTTTACACAAAAAACGGACTGGATGAAATGAAAAAGTATGCAGATGCCATAGGACCGGATAAGAGTCTTATTTACGGAAATAAAAGTAAGGAAGATTATTACAGATATGCCAAAGAACTGGGATTTTTAGTTCATGCTTATACATTTAATACTGAAAGAGTGGGGAAGGGATTTCAAAGTTACCAGGAAGAAGTGAAGTATTACAGAGATGTATTAAAAGTTGACGGATATTTTACTGATTATCCG